The following coding sequences are from one Deinococcus aerius window:
- a CDS encoding sensor histidine kinase has product MSAALSPPLPGPLGAPPGTTTIAAFILRAFLFPLLLLGAVAVAVAAGVEQSARSAAQVTAAQARLTLIQAAARDVSDLENGQRGFVITGNPAFLQPYRQGGVNLERHLRELEARVGTDPGRGDLARVRTLTQSWYAQAARPEIAARRISLESAAALVSGGVGKRTLEEVREVLAHMQAGENLRLRAALENSTAVLHRVRLFTVAGLLASGGLLVFAALRVARTLSRTTRQLTEEARHIAAGDYSARLPRTPLRELGELSLQFHRMAEAVQQREEALRGATRALTASNADLARSNRELEQFAYVASHDLQEPLRTIASYTELLARRYGGQLDERADQYIHFTISAAQRLKALIQDLLAYSRVRQAQHTSREVNTAELVGTLVQDLAAKIGNAGARVEIGDLPTLRASPELLHHVFLNLLTNAVKFRAPDRPPHVRVWAERGPGEWRFHIRDNGIGIEEQYFERIFGVFQRLHPMDEYPGSGIGLALARTAAERQGGTITVQSTPGEGSTFTLTLPDTPPPGAQEAPQS; this is encoded by the coding sequence ATGTCGGCAGCCCTGTCCCCCCCGTTGCCCGGCCCGCTCGGCGCGCCCCCCGGCACCACCACCATCGCCGCCTTCATCCTGCGGGCCTTCCTGTTTCCGCTGCTGCTGCTGGGGGCGGTGGCGGTCGCCGTCGCCGCCGGGGTGGAGCAGAGCGCCCGCAGCGCCGCGCAGGTCACGGCAGCCCAGGCGCGGCTCACGCTGATCCAGGCCGCGGCGCGCGACGTGTCCGACCTGGAAAACGGGCAGCGGGGCTTTGTCATCACGGGCAACCCGGCCTTCTTGCAGCCCTACCGGCAGGGCGGGGTGAACCTGGAGCGCCACCTGCGGGAACTGGAGGCCCGGGTGGGGACGGACCCGGGGCGCGGGGACCTGGCCCGGGTGCGGACCCTGACGCAGAGCTGGTACGCGCAGGCGGCCCGGCCCGAGATCGCGGCGCGCCGGATTTCGCTGGAGAGTGCGGCGGCCCTGGTGAGCGGCGGCGTCGGCAAGCGCACCCTGGAGGAGGTCCGCGAGGTCCTGGCCCACATGCAGGCGGGCGAAAACCTCCGGCTGAGGGCCGCCCTGGAGAACAGCACCGCCGTCCTGCACCGCGTGCGCCTCTTCACGGTCGCCGGGCTGCTCGCCTCGGGGGGGCTGCTCGTGTTCGCCGCGCTGCGCGTGGCCCGCACCCTGTCGCGGACCACCCGCCAGCTCACCGAGGAGGCCCGGCACATCGCCGCCGGGGACTACTCGGCCCGGTTGCCGCGGACGCCCCTGCGGGAGCTGGGCGAGCTGAGTCTCCAGTTCCACCGCATGGCCGAGGCCGTGCAGCAGCGCGAGGAGGCGCTGCGGGGGGCGACCCGGGCGCTCACGGCGAGCAACGCCGACCTGGCCCGCAGCAACCGGGAACTGGAGCAGTTCGCGTATGTCGCCAGCCATGACCTGCAAGAGCCCCTGCGGACTATCGCCAGCTACACCGAACTCCTGGCCCGGCGGTACGGGGGCCAGCTCGACGAGCGCGCCGACCAGTACATCCACTTCACCATCTCGGCCGCCCAGCGCCTGAAGGCCCTGATTCAGGACCTACTCGCCTACTCGCGGGTGCGCCAGGCACAGCACACCTCCCGCGAGGTGAACACGGCCGAACTCGTGGGAACCCTGGTGCAGGACCTGGCGGCCAAGATCGGGAACGCGGGCGCGCGGGTGGAGATCGGCGACCTGCCCACCCTGCGCGCGAGCCCCGAGCTGCTGCACCACGTCTTTCTCAACCTGCTCACGAACGCCGTCAAGTTCCGCGCGCCGGACCGACCGCCCCACGTGCGCGTCTGGGCCGAGCGCGGCCCGGGCGAGTGGCGCTTCCACATCCGGGACAACGGCATCGGCATCGAGGAGCAGTATTTTGAGCGCATCTTCGGCGTGTTCCAGCGTCTGCACCCCATGGACGAGTACCCCGGCAGCGGCATCGGGCTCGCGCTCGCCCGCACCGCCGCCGAGCGTCAGGGCGGCACCATCACCGTCCAGAGTACCCCGGGCGAGGGGAGCACCTTCACCCTCACCCTGCCCGACACTCCCCCACCCGGTGCCCAGGAGGCGCCCCAGTCATGA
- a CDS encoding response regulator translates to MKPIHILLVEDNPADILLTREAFEEAHFPHHLHLAKDGVEALSFLRREGPHAGAPTPDVVLLDLNMPRMGGLEVLDVLKADEVLRNIPVVVLTTSRAEGDIWRSYNLHANAYIPKPVTVSEFVDVIKSFGSFWFATAALSPKERP, encoded by the coding sequence ATGAAACCCATTCACATCCTGCTCGTCGAGGACAACCCCGCCGACATCCTGCTGACCCGGGAGGCCTTTGAGGAGGCTCACTTCCCGCACCACCTGCATCTCGCCAAGGACGGCGTGGAGGCCTTGAGCTTCCTGCGGCGGGAGGGGCCGCACGCCGGGGCACCCACCCCCGACGTGGTCCTGCTCGACCTGAACATGCCGCGTATGGGTGGCCTGGAAGTCCTCGACGTCCTCAAGGCCGACGAGGTGCTGCGCAACATCCCGGTCGTGGTCCTCACCACCTCGCGCGCCGAGGGTGACATCTGGCGCTCCTACAACCTCCACGCCAACGCCTACATCCCCAAGCCGGTGACGGTGAGCGAATTCGTGGACGTGATCAAATCGTTCGGCAGCTTCTGGTTTGCGACGGCGGCGTTGTCACCGAAGGAGCGGCCTTGA
- a CDS encoding glycosyltransferase family 1 protein, whose translation MLNSFEGRLPLNRPASTPALLVISHLRWDFVFQRPQHLMTRAARTRRVYYIEEPIFSEGPDSLAVRREPCGVTVVTSMLTAPAESRTLEERQAAIARLLEDFVAAEGLEEYDLWVYSPMELPVTAGLTPRVTIYDCMDELANFKGAPPELRRCEDALFRQADVVFTGGHRLYEAKCRQHHNVHPFPSSVDVGHFARARNGLPDPADQQHLPHPRLGFYGVIDERFDIELVGELARRRPEWQFVLLGPVVKIDPAELPRGENLHYLGMKSYAELPSYLAHWDVALLPFARNSATEFISPTKTPEYLAAGVPVVSTGIRDVIRPYGERDLARIADGVDAFEAACAAALAERGTPAGEARRERADRYLSTLSWDRTWADMSALIERAAAERTAVVLAGVADD comes from the coding sequence ATGCTCAATTCTTTCGAAGGCCGTCTGCCTCTGAACCGCCCGGCCTCCACCCCCGCGCTGCTGGTCATTTCCCACCTGCGCTGGGATTTCGTGTTCCAGCGCCCCCAGCACCTGATGACCCGCGCGGCCCGTACCCGGCGGGTGTACTACATCGAGGAGCCCATCTTCTCCGAGGGGCCGGACAGCCTAGCCGTGCGCCGGGAGCCGTGCGGGGTCACCGTCGTCACGTCCATGCTCACCGCGCCCGCCGAGAGCCGCACGCTGGAGGAGCGGCAGGCCGCCATCGCCCGCCTGCTGGAGGACTTCGTGGCGGCCGAGGGCCTGGAGGAGTACGACCTGTGGGTCTACTCCCCGATGGAGCTGCCCGTCACGGCGGGCCTGACGCCGCGCGTGACGATCTACGACTGCATGGACGAGCTGGCGAACTTCAAGGGGGCGCCGCCCGAACTGCGCCGCTGCGAGGACGCGCTGTTCCGGCAGGCGGACGTGGTGTTCACGGGGGGCCACCGGCTGTACGAGGCCAAGTGCCGCCAGCACCACAACGTCCATCCCTTCCCCTCCAGCGTCGATGTGGGCCACTTCGCCCGGGCGAGAAACGGCCTCCCCGACCCCGCCGACCAGCAGCACCTGCCCCACCCCCGATTGGGTTTCTACGGGGTGATCGACGAGCGCTTCGATATCGAGCTGGTGGGAGAGCTGGCCCGGCGGCGCCCGGAGTGGCAGTTCGTGCTGCTGGGGCCGGTGGTGAAGATCGACCCGGCGGAGTTGCCGCGGGGGGAGAATCTGCACTACCTGGGCATGAAGAGCTACGCGGAGTTGCCGTCGTACCTGGCTCACTGGGATGTCGCCCTGCTGCCCTTCGCCCGCAATTCCGCCACCGAGTTCATCAGTCCCACCAAGACCCCCGAGTACCTCGCGGCGGGTGTTCCCGTGGTGTCCACCGGCATCCGGGACGTGATCCGGCCCTACGGGGAGCGGGACCTCGCCCGGATCGCGGACGGGGTGGACGCCTTCGAGGCTGCCTGTGCCGCCGCGCTGGCCGAGCGCGGCACGCCAGCAGGCGAGGCCCGGCGGGAACGGGCCGACCGCTACCTGTCCACCCTGTCCTGGGACCGTACCTGGGCGGATATGAGCGCCCTGATCGAGCGGGCGGCGGCGGAGCGCACCGCCGTGGTGCTGGCCGGAGTGGCCGATGACTGA
- a CDS encoding NPCBM/NEW2 domain-containing protein, which yields MKRRLPFALLTLVLAACAQPPDSGGTLPPEPVGNYDSVDGAWTTPPHLSAQSLTADVNTLYYETALVATNAWGPIEVDRSNGERGIGDGQTLTLNGTIYPKGYGVHAPSELKYSLAGSDNARCVRFRSQIGVDDEVGSRGSVVFQVWGDGEKLYDSGVMTGASATKSVSVDLRGKKTIRMVVTDAGNGKTADHADWIAPTITCVPDITGSVSRGTGIYQDTHRNVPVTFTNSSGKFAGDLSFRLTSDVSVNDYKGTRFRLDTWGTKIVGAGTFQRNLSVYMPPLAFLELGEEEPELPYPDTLVVFYRGEEVTRVPLRVYPIRQSTSPLFPSTTIEVRLGEPTIVIVPVEADPGGETTGPAFSIYPDSDSPAWLDVQEIGGGEVPKEGGAIQVKFTATRAPEPNEPRERYARLRIYDYRLAGGNFTSLSNVNVRFVP from the coding sequence ATGAAGCGACGGCTGCCGTTTGCCCTGCTCACACTCGTACTCGCTGCCTGCGCGCAGCCGCCGGACTCCGGCGGGACTCTTCCCCCCGAGCCCGTCGGGAATTACGACAGCGTCGACGGGGCGTGGACCACGCCCCCGCACCTGAGCGCGCAGTCCCTCACGGCTGACGTGAACACGCTCTACTACGAGACCGCGTTGGTCGCCACCAATGCCTGGGGACCCATCGAGGTGGACCGGAGCAACGGGGAGCGGGGCATCGGGGACGGCCAGACGCTGACCCTGAACGGGACGATCTACCCCAAGGGCTACGGTGTTCACGCGCCCAGCGAACTGAAATACAGCCTGGCGGGGTCGGACAACGCCAGGTGCGTGCGGTTTAGGTCCCAGATCGGCGTGGACGACGAGGTGGGAAGCCGCGGCAGCGTGGTCTTCCAGGTCTGGGGTGACGGCGAGAAGCTCTACGACAGCGGGGTGATGACCGGGGCCAGCGCGACGAAGAGCGTGAGCGTGGACCTGCGCGGCAAAAAGACCATCCGTATGGTCGTGACGGATGCCGGGAATGGCAAGACCGCTGATCATGCGGACTGGATTGCGCCGACGATTACTTGCGTGCCGGACATCACGGGGAGCGTGTCAAGAGGCACAGGCATTTATCAGGACACGCATAGGAACGTCCCTGTAACATTCACGAATAGTAGCGGAAAATTCGCGGGGGACTTGAGCTTTCGGCTCACCTCAGATGTATCGGTCAATGATTATAAAGGAACTCGCTTCCGTCTAGACACATGGGGAACAAAAATCGTTGGTGCTGGGACGTTTCAAAGAAATTTGAGCGTTTACATGCCGCCGCTGGCGTTTCTGGAACTCGGTGAGGAAGAGCCGGAACTTCCCTACCCGGATACCCTTGTTGTGTTTTACAGGGGCGAAGAAGTGACGCGCGTGCCGCTTCGAGTCTATCCCATTAGACAGTCAACCAGCCCACTTTTCCCAAGTACAACTATTGAGGTCCGGTTGGGTGAGCCCACGATAGTGATTGTTCCTGTAGAGGCCGATCCTGGGGGAGAAACCACTGGACCAGCGTTTTCTATCTACCCGGATAGTGACTCACCCGCCTGGTTAGATGTTCAGGAGATTGGAGGAGGGGAAGTGCCGAAGGAGGGGGGAGCCATTCAAGTAAAATTCACGGCGACTCGGGCACCAGAGCCCAACGAACCTAGAGAGCGTTACGCACGTCTTCGGATATATGACTATAGGCTGGCAGGAGGCAATTTCACATCGCTCTCCAACGTCAACGTTCGCTTCGTCCCCTAA
- a CDS encoding response regulator, translating into MLPPPPTLSGTARRPLQVLLIDDNLADLLLAREAFAALGEQVGLTSYRSGGAALQALGQANAALPDVVLLDVNMPGLNGFEVLSTLKSDARLRPIPVVMLTTSGSREDVREAYARRANAYLLKSGDFGEFCADIRGFVQFWAGSELPH; encoded by the coding sequence ATGCTCCCGCCTCCACCCACGCTCTCCGGCACCGCGCGCCGCCCACTCCAGGTTCTGCTGATCGATGACAATCTCGCGGACCTGCTGCTCGCCCGGGAGGCCTTCGCCGCGCTGGGCGAGCAGGTCGGCCTCACCTCGTACCGGAGTGGCGGGGCGGCACTCCAGGCGCTGGGTCAGGCGAACGCGGCACTCCCCGACGTGGTGCTGCTCGACGTGAACATGCCGGGGCTCAACGGGTTCGAGGTGCTGAGCACGCTCAAAAGCGACGCGCGGCTGCGCCCCATCCCCGTGGTGATGCTCACGACCTCGGGCAGCCGGGAGGATGTCCGCGAGGCGTATGCCCGCCGCGCCAACGCCTACCTGCTGAAATCGGGGGATTTCGGCGAGTTCTGCGCCGATATTCGGGGCTTCGTGCAGTTCTGGGCGGGGAGCGAGCTGCCCCACTGA
- the glf gene encoding UDP-galactopyranose mutase, producing the protein MTEPTSNGFDYLIVGAGFAGSVLAERLANDGKRVLIVDRRPHIAGNAYDRYDDAGILIHPYGPHIFHTNSKEVFDYLSRFTQWRPYEHRVLASVDGQLLPIPINLDTVNRLYGLNLTSFQVEEFFASVAEKVDQVRTSEDVVVSKVGRDLYNKFFRGYTRKQWGLDPSELDASVTARVPTRTNRDDRYFADTYQAMPLHGYTRMFENMLNHPNIKVMLNTDYREIEGFIPYGHMIYTGPVDAFFDYCYGKLPYRSLEFVHETHAREYFQPTGTVNYPNDYGYTRISEFKYITGQQHPHTSVVYEYPRAEGDPYYPVPRPENQELYKKYAALADARPDVTFVGRLATYRYYNMDQVVAQALATYRKLTGQKTQPEAATAG; encoded by the coding sequence ATGACCGAACCTACCTCCAACGGCTTCGACTACCTGATCGTCGGCGCGGGCTTCGCGGGCAGTGTCCTCGCCGAGCGGCTGGCGAACGACGGCAAACGGGTCCTCATCGTGGACCGCCGCCCCCACATCGCGGGCAACGCCTACGACCGCTACGACGACGCGGGCATCCTGATTCACCCCTACGGCCCGCACATCTTCCACACCAACTCCAAGGAAGTCTTCGACTACCTCTCGCGCTTCACCCAGTGGCGGCCCTACGAACACCGGGTGCTGGCGAGTGTGGACGGCCAGCTCCTGCCCATCCCCATCAACCTCGACACGGTGAACCGGCTGTACGGCCTGAACCTGACCTCCTTCCAGGTCGAGGAGTTCTTCGCGTCGGTGGCGGAAAAGGTTGACCAGGTCCGCACCTCCGAGGACGTGGTCGTGAGCAAGGTCGGGCGCGACCTGTACAACAAGTTCTTCCGGGGCTACACCCGCAAGCAGTGGGGGTTGGACCCCAGCGAACTCGATGCGAGCGTGACCGCGCGGGTGCCCACCCGCACCAACCGCGACGACCGTTACTTCGCCGACACCTACCAGGCGATGCCGCTGCACGGCTACACCCGGATGTTCGAGAACATGCTCAACCACCCGAACATCAAGGTGATGCTGAACACCGACTACCGCGAGATCGAGGGCTTTATCCCCTACGGCCACATGATCTACACCGGTCCGGTGGACGCCTTCTTCGACTACTGCTACGGCAAGCTGCCCTACCGCAGCCTGGAATTCGTCCACGAGACGCATGCGCGGGAGTATTTCCAGCCGACCGGCACCGTGAACTACCCCAACGACTACGGCTACACCCGCATCAGCGAGTTCAAGTACATCACCGGGCAGCAGCACCCGCACACCTCCGTCGTGTACGAGTACCCCCGCGCCGAGGGTGATCCCTACTACCCGGTGCCCCGGCCCGAGAACCAGGAGCTGTACAAGAAGTACGCGGCCCTGGCCGACGCCCGCCCCGACGTGACCTTCGTGGGCCGCCTCGCCACCTACCGCTACTACAACATGGACCAGGTCGTCGCGCAGGCGCTCGCCACGTACCGCAAGCTCACCGGGCAGAAGACCCAGCCCGAGGCGGCGACCGCCGGCTAA
- a CDS encoding PAS domain-containing protein — protein sequence MTIPGLTLNPDLLHLLDGLADPFFVVDGEWRYTYVNAHAAGIMGVTPQDLLGKVLWDCFPEARGTRLDEEYRRVMATREARHFDLYYPAPPMWLEVRASPHGEGIAVHFRDISGRRLADERREALLAATLDLAKASTEGEVAEAALLAGLPVLGAYGGTILRLTEGGSALEVVHTRGYDDERSRTWHRFPMNTPLPAIDAVHTLQAVFVREGELLARYPALEQHRSARTRALAALPLVVEGRALGALTLSFDTDRTFGGAERGFAMSLAGQLAQALGRARLQETQARSARQLRDLAGAALSINAARTLEGALRVITEQARTLVGAHQAVVSLSVGDNWAQAINAVSLSDKYAAWREYEGTPDGSGIYALVCRLNAPLRLTQAELEAHPDYKGFGAHAGKHPPMRGWLAVPLVGRGGQNIGLIQLSDKFEGDFTAEDESVLVQLAQLAAGSVENARAAQTVRDSEARYRSLVEATSQMVWSTPPSGEFEGDQPAWRAFTGQTIAELQGRGWLGAVHPEDRDRVLREWTRAYAAKTLYQVEYRLRRADGEYRHVLVRVVPVKGEGGEVREWVGTHTDITERKAAQAALEGRDAELRTMIDAIPQLAWMADPGGWIYWYNQRWYDYTGTTFEQMQGWGWRDVHHPEHIDRVIEYVSEKWAAGQPWEGTFLLRSRDGEYRWFLTRAIPLRDERGELVRWFGTNTDITEERHLNETLEARVAERTEQLVRSNRELEQFAYVASHDLKAPLRTVASYVQLLQRKYRGQLDDQADRYIAFTVDAVERMNVLIDDVLAYSRVGRETRVANVDTGRVLREVLENLEDALRGARVTCGDLPDVHADETQLRQVLQNLIGNAVKFQPAGRTPEVDLSAEVQGNAVHFTLRDNGIGIAPQHFERIFGVFQRLHRREEFNGTGVGLAIVKKIVEEHGGRIWVESREGVGTTFHFTFPAAGTEQA from the coding sequence ATGACGATCCCCGGACTCACCCTCAATCCCGATCTCCTCCACCTGCTCGATGGTCTGGCCGACCCCTTCTTCGTGGTGGACGGCGAGTGGCGCTACACGTACGTCAACGCCCACGCGGCGGGCATCATGGGCGTGACGCCGCAGGACCTGCTGGGCAAGGTCCTGTGGGACTGCTTTCCCGAGGCGCGGGGCACCCGCCTGGACGAGGAATACCGCCGGGTGATGGCGACCCGCGAGGCGCGGCACTTCGACCTGTACTACCCCGCCCCGCCCATGTGGCTTGAGGTCAGGGCCTCTCCCCACGGTGAGGGGATCGCGGTGCATTTCCGGGACATCAGCGGGCGCAGGTTGGCCGACGAGCGCCGCGAGGCGCTGCTGGCGGCGACGCTCGACCTCGCCAAGGCCTCCACCGAGGGCGAGGTGGCGGAGGCGGCCCTCCTCGCGGGCCTCCCGGTCCTCGGCGCCTACGGCGGGACAATCCTGCGGCTCACCGAGGGGGGGAGCGCCCTGGAGGTCGTGCATACCCGCGGCTACGATGACGAGCGCAGCCGCACCTGGCACCGCTTCCCGATGAACACCCCGCTGCCCGCCATCGACGCGGTTCACACCCTGCAGGCGGTGTTCGTGCGCGAGGGGGAGCTGCTCGCCCGCTACCCGGCTCTGGAGCAGCACAGGTCCGCCCGGACCCGCGCCCTCGCCGCCCTGCCCCTCGTCGTGGAGGGCCGGGCGCTGGGCGCCCTCACGCTGAGCTTCGACACCGACCGCACCTTCGGGGGGGCGGAACGCGGCTTCGCCATGTCCCTCGCCGGGCAGCTCGCGCAGGCGCTGGGCCGGGCGCGCCTGCAGGAGACTCAGGCGCGCTCCGCCCGGCAACTCCGGGACCTCGCGGGGGCCGCGCTGAGCATCAACGCGGCCCGCACACTGGAGGGGGCGCTGCGCGTGATCACCGAGCAGGCCCGCACCCTGGTCGGCGCCCACCAGGCGGTCGTGAGCCTGAGTGTGGGGGACAACTGGGCGCAGGCCATCAACGCGGTGTCCCTGAGTGACAAGTACGCGGCGTGGCGCGAGTACGAGGGCACTCCTGACGGCAGCGGAATCTACGCCCTGGTGTGCCGTCTGAACGCCCCGCTGCGGCTGACCCAGGCCGAGCTGGAGGCGCATCCCGACTACAAGGGGTTCGGCGCCCACGCGGGCAAGCACCCGCCCATGCGCGGCTGGCTGGCGGTGCCCCTGGTGGGCCGGGGCGGCCAGAACATCGGCCTGATCCAGCTCAGCGACAAATTCGAGGGCGACTTCACGGCCGAGGACGAGAGCGTGCTGGTGCAGCTCGCGCAGCTCGCGGCGGGCAGCGTGGAAAACGCCCGCGCGGCGCAGACCGTCCGGGACAGCGAGGCCCGCTACCGCTCGCTGGTCGAGGCCACCAGCCAGATGGTGTGGAGTACGCCCCCCAGCGGCGAGTTCGAGGGCGACCAGCCCGCGTGGCGGGCCTTTACCGGGCAGACCATCGCGGAGTTGCAGGGCCGGGGCTGGCTGGGGGCGGTGCACCCCGAGGACCGTGACCGGGTCCTGCGCGAGTGGACGCGGGCCTACGCCGCCAAGACCCTGTATCAGGTCGAGTACCGCCTGCGCCGCGCGGACGGCGAGTACCGGCACGTGCTCGTGCGGGTCGTGCCGGTCAAGGGGGAAGGCGGCGAGGTGCGGGAGTGGGTGGGCACCCACACCGACATCACCGAGCGCAAGGCGGCGCAGGCGGCCCTGGAGGGGCGCGACGCGGAGCTGCGGACCATGATCGACGCCATCCCGCAACTCGCCTGGATGGCCGACCCGGGGGGCTGGATCTACTGGTATAACCAGCGCTGGTACGACTACACCGGCACGACCTTCGAGCAGATGCAGGGCTGGGGCTGGCGGGACGTGCATCACCCCGAACACATCGACCGGGTGATCGAGTACGTCTCCGAGAAGTGGGCGGCGGGCCAGCCCTGGGAGGGCACCTTCCTGCTGCGGAGCCGGGACGGGGAGTACCGCTGGTTCCTGACCCGCGCCATTCCCCTGCGGGACGAGCGCGGCGAACTCGTGCGGTGGTTCGGCACGAACACCGACATCACCGAGGAGCGTCACCTGAACGAGACGCTGGAGGCGCGGGTGGCCGAGCGCACCGAGCAGCTCGTGCGGAGTAACCGCGAGCTGGAGCAGTTCGCCTATGTCGCCTCGCACGACCTCAAGGCCCCCCTGCGGACCGTGGCGAGCTACGTGCAACTGCTCCAGCGCAAGTACCGCGGACAGCTCGACGACCAGGCCGACCGGTACATCGCCTTTACGGTGGACGCCGTCGAGCGCATGAACGTCCTGATCGACGATGTCCTCGCCTACTCGCGGGTGGGGCGCGAGACGCGGGTGGCGAATGTGGACACCGGGCGGGTGCTGCGCGAGGTGCTGGAGAACCTGGAGGACGCCCTGCGGGGTGCGCGCGTGACGTGCGGCGACCTCCCCGATGTCCATGCTGACGAGACCCAACTGCGCCAGGTGCTGCAAAACCTGATCGGGAACGCGGTCAAGTTTCAGCCCGCGGGCCGCACGCCGGAGGTGGACCTGAGTGCCGAGGTGCAGGGTAACGCGGTCCACTTCACGCTGCGGGACAACGGCATCGGGATCGCGCCGCAGCACTTCGAGCGCATCTTCGGGGTGTTTCAACGCCTGCACAGACGCGAGGAATTCAACGGGACCGGCGTTGGCCTCGCCATCGTGAAAAAGATCGTGGAGGAGCATGGCGGGCGCATCTGGGTGGAGTCGCGGGAGGGGGTCGGCACGACCTTCCACTTCACCTTCCCCGCCGCGGGAACGGAGCAGGCATGA
- a CDS encoding response regulator, whose translation MTRAFSRGLDVLLVEDNPADIVLTEEAFALGASPSTLRSASDGEEALTVLRGPAGELPDLILMDVNMPRLGGLETLAQLKADPDLRHIPVVMLTTSSDPRDIDQAYALGANAFVTKPVNLPDFLQVVEQLLSFWSSLATLPSRRMR comes from the coding sequence ATGACGCGGGCGTTTTCACGGGGGCTGGACGTTCTGCTGGTGGAGGACAACCCCGCCGACATCGTGCTGACCGAGGAGGCGTTCGCGCTGGGGGCCTCACCGTCGACCCTGCGCTCGGCCTCCGACGGCGAGGAAGCCCTCACGGTGCTGCGTGGCCCGGCGGGGGAACTGCCCGACCTGATCCTGATGGATGTCAACATGCCCCGCCTGGGGGGACTGGAGACGCTCGCGCAGCTCAAGGCCGACCCGGACCTGCGGCACATCCCGGTCGTGATGCTCACCACGTCGAGCGACCCGCGCGACATCGACCAGGCCTACGCCCTGGGCGCGAACGCCTTCGTCACCAAACCGGTGAACCTGCCGGACTTCTTGCAGGTCGTGGAGCAGCTCCTGTCGTTCTGGTCGTCGCTCGCCACGCTGCCCAGCCGGAGGATGCGGTGA